In one Magallana gigas chromosome 9, xbMagGiga1.1, whole genome shotgun sequence genomic region, the following are encoded:
- the LOC105344547 gene encoding F-box and WD repeat domain-containing 11-B encodes MTSVEKRKIPELNISIPVFDDADARPNLFPRYRKKRSSDGETESDRTHAPNWRGHGGRHPTYSSVEFDRQLDKISLWLENWDHSQRCHLLEWILRRSNHTQFQFLYTVMQPHLHRDFMYTAQSMYPSMEFKPFSTHTSREVQQKLILHRQNNFYRVKSGYFRSDEDVKNQAKEKLAVRFPEIPIEKEIKVEKVYTEYSSLLGSKPKESLPNIKQGRKSLERSKSTRECTLQHPLLTHNPDKLQSSHAVLRFLEMPVKRHIQDEGKPQSLSNSLQSLTSVDQSAARPFNTVSLSILPEKCAKNLHAKDERPSDLDENARTVINWYMNDWSDVKRNEFLHKVILKLDARQQYFISSFLSVRQHRDFLALLPEKVALKILKYLTPYEILTCSRVSKNWYSLANKNEVWKDKCGHIEIKVPVPSNPNWKTVYRDNVYLAKNWETGACRVLDLKGHSDQVEEIIFDGRTLASGGQDKLIKLWDMKTGKLLQTLRGHERGVWCLNFFTQTLLVSGSYDGTIKVWNMNNGSCCRTLIAHEGPVWALVRHENILVSASQDRTAKVWDISRCLLLTTLTGHNAAIFAVDMSEDGSLVITGSADRTVRIWDRETGVKKQTIWASPSTSIMSVSYSKGLIACSYGETVCLYNTDRCKLIRTFEGHMKRIESVKLKVTDKEKMQGTIVSSGKDGLVKYWDLQRKESIQTKGQKGNVKCIYFDDLRIASGNGNRIRIFDFNFFDKSLIPKQEVPSSQEGIRKSSVAAGTIVMDLNAESSEVKDGTISGKVSPHPGEVYSNRASRQSQKSTNNNRAGSTDVRKTPQKPEGEE; translated from the exons ATGACCAGTGTAGAGAAAAGAAAGATACCGGAGTTGAACATTTCTATCCCGGTTTTTGACGATGCCGACGCCAGACCGAATTTGTTTCCGAGATACAGGAAGAAGAGGAGTTCCGATGGGGAGACTGAATCAGACCGCACTCACGCGCCAAACTGGAGGGGGCACGGGGGCAGACACCCGACCTACAGTAGCGTGGAATTTGACAGGCAGTTGGATAAAATCTCGCTATGGCTAGAAAATTGGGACCATTCTcag AGATGCCACTTGCTGGAGTGGATTTTGCGGCGAAGCAACCACACACAGTTCCAGTTCCTGTACACCGTCATGCAGCCGCATCTGCACCGGGACTTCATGTACACCGCTCAGAGCATGTACCCCTCCATGGAGTTCAAACCCTTCAGTACCCATACGAGCAGGGAGGTTCAG CAAAAATTGATTCTCCACAGACAGAATAACTTTTATCGTGTGAAATCTGGTTACTTCCGATCTGACGAAGATGTGAAGAATCAAGCAAAGGAGAAGCTTGCTGTACGCTTCCCAGAAATCCCCATTGAGAAGGAAATCAAAGTCGAGAAAGTTTACACAGAATACAG TTCACTACTGGGTTCCAAGCCCAAGGAGAGTCTCCCCAATATAAAACAAGGCAGGAAGTCCTTGGAGAGAAGCAAGAGTACCAGGGAGTGTACACTACAGCACCCACTGCTCACCCACAACCCAGACAAGCTCCAGTCTAGTCATGCTGTGCTCAG ATTCCTAGAAATGCCTGTCAAGCGACATATTCAAGACGAGGGCAAACCTCAGAGCCTCAGTAACTCTCTACAGAGCCTCACTTCCGTGGACCAATCAGCAGCCAGACCATTCAACACTGTGTCTCTCAGCATCCTTCCTGAAAAATGTGccaaaaatttacat GCTAAAGATGAGAGGCCTTCTGATCTGGATGAGAATGCTAGAACTGTGATCAACTGGTACATGAATGATTGGTCAG acgTGAAAAGAAACGAGTTTCTGCACAAGGTCATTCTGAAGCTTGACGCTCGCcaacaatattttatatcaagttttttaTCG GTGCGACAACATCGTGATTTTCTGGCCCTCTTACCGGAAAAAGTGGCCCTGAAGATTCTCAAATACCTCACTCCATACGAGATTCTCACATGCTCAAGG GTCAGTAAGAACTGGTACAGTCTTGCCAATAAGAATGAGGTCTGGAAGGACAAGTGTGGACATATTGAAATCAAGGTCCCTGTCCCCTCAAATCCAAACTGGAAGACCGTGTACAGGGACAACGTCTACCTGGCCAAGAACTGGGAGACTGGGGCGTGCCGTGTCCTTGACCTCAAAGGTCATTCTGACCA GGTGGAGGAGATCATCTTTGATGGCAGGACCCTAGCCAGTGGGGGTCAGGACAAACTGATCAAGCTGTGGGACATGAAGACGGGCAAACTCCTACAGACCCTGAGGGGTCACGAGAGGGGGGTGTGGTGTCTCAACTTCTTCACCCAGACTTTGCTCGTCAGTGGCTCCTATGATGGAACCATTAAG GTGTGGAACATGAACAATGGTTCGTGCTGTAGGACTTTGATAGCACACGAGGGGCCAGTGTGGGCCCTGGTACGACACGAGAACATCCTGGTCTCCGCCTCTCAGGACCGAACG GCCAAGGTGTGGGACATCTCGCGCTGTCTCCTCCTGACCACCCTGACAGGACACAACGCCGCCATCTTTGCCGTGGACATGTCGGAGGATGGGTCGCTGGTCATCACAGGGTCAGCAGATAGG ACTGTGCGTATCTGGGACAGGGAGACGGGGGTGAAGAAACAGACAATCTGGGCCAGCCCCTCCACCTCCATCATGTCGGTCAGCTACAGTAAGGGACTGATCGCCTGTAGTTACGGCGAGACCGTCTGTCTCTATAACACAGATAGGTGTAAACTCATCAGGACATTTGAGGGCCACATGAAGAG GATTGAAtctgtaaaattaaaagtaaCAGATAAAGAGAAAATGCAGGGAACCATTGTCAGCTCTGGAAAAGACGGTCTGGTCAAATATTGGGACCTTCAAAG GAAAGAGAGCATTCAGACTAAAGGGCAGAAGGGGAATGTGAAGTGTATATATTTTGACGATCTTAGAATAGCTAGTGGAAATGGCAACAGAATCAGAATTTTTGACTTCAACTTCTTTGACAAATCCCTGATACCCAAACAAGAAGTTCCTTCGTCTCAGGAAGGGATAAGAAAGTCAAGTGTAGCTGCTGGGACTATCGTCATGGACTTGAATGCTGAGAGTTCAGAGGTCAAGGATGGGACTATTTCAGGGAAAGTGTCCCCCCACCCAGGGGAGGTGTATTCAAATAGGGCATCGCGGCAGAGTCAGAAGAGTACCAATAATAATAGGGCGGGTTCAACTGATGTCAGGAAAACACCCCAAAAACCTGAGGGAGAGGAGTGA
- the LOC105328262 gene encoding golgin subfamily A member 6-like protein 6, translating to MPSWVARFARLPLQRKAPMDQPMQVKLLKNKERRVVEMEELLKYQSESHTKKIKAQMIGVFEELMTFHVQQNIKKNKEKMHEVFQELMTFHDEQKMIINRRQMREVFAELRTFHEQRKAEKTKEQMRTVLTEIMMFHSQQKIKTSKKLMTRVFAELMTFHAQQRTMQIKEKMREVCAELMTIHAQRETQTQKMMKRMQLVFAELLQTSSERKKLKLLEEEAYEEFVPRKLFLFNISTFKSSDDLPLQVLIGSK from the exons ATGCCATCTTGGGTCGCGAGATTCGCTAGATTGCCTCTCCAAAGGAAAGCCCCCATG GACCAACCAATGCAAGTGAAATTGCTGAAGAATAAAGAAAGGAGAGTGGTTGAAATGGAGGAACTATTG aAGTATCAATCCGAGTCGCACACCAAAAAAATCAAAGCACAAATGATCGGAGTTTTCGAAGAGCTTATG ACATTTCACGTTCAACAgaacataaagaaaaacaaagaaaaaatgcatGAGGTTTTTCAAGAGCTTATG ACATTCCATGATGAacagaaaatgataattaacagaAGACAAATGCGTGAAGTTTTTGCAGAGCTAAGG ACATTTCATGAACAACGAAAGGCTGAAAAGACCAAGGAGCAAATGCGTACAGTTTTAACAGAGATAATG ATGTTTCATTCTCAGCAAAAGATAAAGACGTCCAAGAAACTCATGACTAGAGTTTTTGCAGAGCTAATG ACTTTTCATGCTCAGCAAAGGACTATGCAGATCAAGGAGAAAATGCGTGAAGTTTGTGCAGAACTTATG ACAATTCACGCTCAACGGGAAACACAAACACAAAAGATGATGAAAAGAATGCAGTTAGTGTTTGCCGAGCTACTA caAACTAGCTCTGAAAGGAAAAAGTTGAAACTATTGGAGGAGGAGGCGTACGAGGAGTTCGTACCGAGAAAGCTGTTCCTGTTCAACATCAGCACATTTAAATCAAGCGACGACCTTCCACTCCAGGTACTTATTGGTTCCAAATAA
- the LOC109618765 gene encoding uncharacterized protein isoform X2: MEKNNQTQIERRNRGQVQRDLLLSTPSWVARFTKFPLQRKAPMDQPMQVKLLKNKGRRVVEMEELLKYQSETQTKKIKAQMTRVFEELMTCHVQQCIQKNKKRMDEVLQELMTFQEQRKAEKTKEQMRTVLTEIMMFHSQQKMRTSKKLMTRVFAELMTYHAQQRTKQIKEKMRQVCAELMTIHAQREAQTEKMMKRMQLVFDELLQINTERKKLKLLEEEEFVPRKLFLFNIISFKQTDDDHLLQGPRYPDLSSLVASAELELPPESLDGACYVVDDENEGDDEEKMEIPSNNLEKKKNGWRRRIRKFLGLK, translated from the exons ATGGAGAAGAAT AATCAAACTCAAATCGAAAGGAGAAACAGAGGGCAGGTCCAGAGGGATTTATTg CTATCCACGCCATCTTGGGTCGCCAGGTTCACTAAAttccctctccaaaggaaagcCCCCATG GACCAACCAATGCAAGTGAAATTGCTGAAGAATAAAGGAAGGAGAGTGGTTGAAATGGAGGAACTATTG aAGTATCAATCCGAGACGCAGACCAAAAAAATCAAAGCACAAATGACCCGAGTTTTTGAAGAGCTTATG ACATGTCACGTTCAACAATGCATCCAGAAAAACAAAAAGAGAATGGATGAAGTTCTTCAAGAGCTTATG ACATTTCAAGAACAACGAAAGGCTGAAAAGACCAAGGAGCAAATGCGTACAGTTTTAACAGAGATAATG ATGTTTCATTCTCAGCAAAAGATGAGGACGTCCAAGAAACTCATGACTAGAGTTTTTGCAGAGCTAATG actTATCATGCTCAGCAAAGGACTAAGCAGATCAAAGAGAAAATGCGTCAAGTTTGTGCAGAACTTATG ACGATTCACGCTCAACGTGAAGCACAAACAGAAAAGATGATGAAAAGAATGCAGTTAGTGTTTGACGAGCTACTA caAATTAACACTGAAAGGAAAAAGTTGAAATTATTGGAGGAGGAGGAGTTCGTACCGAGAAAGCTGTTCCTGTTCAACATCATCAGTTTCAAGCAAACCGATGATGACCATCTACTCCAG GGTCCGAGGTATCCAGACCTATCAAGCCTTGTGGCATCAGCTGAACTTGAACTACCCCCAGAGTCCTTAGATGGTGCCTGCTACGTTGTTGATGATGAAAACGAAGGCGACGACGAAGAGAAAAtggag ATTCCATCAAATAATTTGGAGAAGAAAAAGAATGGATGGAGAAGAAGAATTAGAAAGTTTCTAGGATTGAAATAG
- the LOC109618765 gene encoding uncharacterized protein isoform X1, producing the protein MEKNNQTQIERRNRGQVQRDLLLSTPSWVARFTKFPLQRKAPMLHIAYFQDQPMQVKLLKNKGRRVVEMEELLKYQSETQTKKIKAQMTRVFEELMTCHVQQCIQKNKKRMDEVLQELMTFQEQRKAEKTKEQMRTVLTEIMMFHSQQKMRTSKKLMTRVFAELMTYHAQQRTKQIKEKMRQVCAELMTIHAQREAQTEKMMKRMQLVFDELLQINTERKKLKLLEEEEFVPRKLFLFNIISFKQTDDDHLLQGPRYPDLSSLVASAELELPPESLDGACYVVDDENEGDDEEKMEIPSNNLEKKKNGWRRRIRKFLGLK; encoded by the exons ATGGAGAAGAAT AATCAAACTCAAATCGAAAGGAGAAACAGAGGGCAGGTCCAGAGGGATTTATTg CTATCCACGCCATCTTGGGTCGCCAGGTTCACTAAAttccctctccaaaggaaagcCCCCATG CTTCATATTGCATATTTTCAGGACCAACCAATGCAAGTGAAATTGCTGAAGAATAAAGGAAGGAGAGTGGTTGAAATGGAGGAACTATTG aAGTATCAATCCGAGACGCAGACCAAAAAAATCAAAGCACAAATGACCCGAGTTTTTGAAGAGCTTATG ACATGTCACGTTCAACAATGCATCCAGAAAAACAAAAAGAGAATGGATGAAGTTCTTCAAGAGCTTATG ACATTTCAAGAACAACGAAAGGCTGAAAAGACCAAGGAGCAAATGCGTACAGTTTTAACAGAGATAATG ATGTTTCATTCTCAGCAAAAGATGAGGACGTCCAAGAAACTCATGACTAGAGTTTTTGCAGAGCTAATG actTATCATGCTCAGCAAAGGACTAAGCAGATCAAAGAGAAAATGCGTCAAGTTTGTGCAGAACTTATG ACGATTCACGCTCAACGTGAAGCACAAACAGAAAAGATGATGAAAAGAATGCAGTTAGTGTTTGACGAGCTACTA caAATTAACACTGAAAGGAAAAAGTTGAAATTATTGGAGGAGGAGGAGTTCGTACCGAGAAAGCTGTTCCTGTTCAACATCATCAGTTTCAAGCAAACCGATGATGACCATCTACTCCAG GGTCCGAGGTATCCAGACCTATCAAGCCTTGTGGCATCAGCTGAACTTGAACTACCCCCAGAGTCCTTAGATGGTGCCTGCTACGTTGTTGATGATGAAAACGAAGGCGACGACGAAGAGAAAAtggag ATTCCATCAAATAATTTGGAGAAGAAAAAGAATGGATGGAGAAGAAGAATTAGAAAGTTTCTAGGATTGAAATAG
- the LOC117685729 gene encoding coiled-coil domain-containing protein 30-like isoform X1 yields MEKKNNQTRIERRNRGRTPGQVQRDLLVSMPSWVAKFAKLPLQRKAPMDQPMQVKLLKNKERRVVEMEELLNYQSETHTKKIKVQMIGVFEELMTFHVQQNIQKNKGRMDEVLQELMTFHDKQKIKIHRRQMRELFAELRTFQEQRKAEKIKEQMRTVLTEIMMFHSQQKIRTSKKLMARVFAELMTFHAQQRTMQIKEKMSEVCAELMTIHAQQETQTQKMMKRMQLVFDELLQTNTERKKLKLLEEEAYEEFVPRKLFLFNIISFKQTDDDHLLQGPSFPDLSSLVASAELELPPESLDGACYVVDDENEGDDEEKMEIPSNNLEKKKNGWRRRIRKFLGLK; encoded by the exons ATGGAGAAGAAGAAT AATCAAACTCGAATCGAAAGGAGAAACAGAGGACGAACTCCAGGGCAGGTCCAGAGGGATTTATTg GTATCCATGCCATCTTGGGTCGCGAAATTCGCTAAATTGCCTCTCCAAAGGAAAGCCCCCATG GACCAACCAATGCAAGTGAAATTGCTGAAGAATAAAGAAAGGAGAGTGGTTGAAATGGAGGAACTATTG aatTATCAATCCGAGACGCacaccaaaaaaataaaagtacaaaTGATCGGAGTTTTTGAAGAGCTTATG ACATTTCACGTTCAACAAAACATCCAGAAAAACAAAGGGAGAATGGATGAAGTTCTTCAAGAGCTTATG aCATTCCATGATAagcagaaaataaaaattcacagAAGACAAATGCGTGAACTTTTTGCAGAGTTAAGG ACATTTCAAGAACAACGAAAGGCTGAAAAGATTAAGGAGCAAATGCGTACAGTTTTAACAGAGATAATG ATGTTTCATTCTCAGCAAAAGATAAGGACGTCGAAGAAACTCATGGCTAGAGTTTTTGCAGAGCTAATG ACTTTCCATGCTCAGCAAAGGACTATGCAGATCAAAGAGAAAATGAGTGAAGTTTGTGCAGAACTTATG ACAATTCACGCTCAACAGGAAACACAAACACAAAAGATGATGAAAAGGATGCAGTTAGTGTTTGACGAGCTACTG caAACTAACACTGAAAGGAAAAAGTTGAAACTATTGGAGGAGGAGGCGTACGAGGAGTTCGTACCGAGAAAGCTGTTCCTGTTCAACATCATCAGTTTCAAGCAAACTGATGATGACCATCTACTCCAG GGTCCGAGTTTTCCAGACCTATCAAGCCTTGTGGCATCAGCAGAGCTTGAACTACCCCCAGAGTCCTTAGATGGTGCCTGCTACGTTGTTGATGATGAAAACGAAGGCGACGACGAAGAGAAAAtggag ATTCCATCAAATAATTTGGAGAAGAAAAAGAATGGATGGAGAAGAAGAATTAGAAAGTTTCTAGGATTGAAATAG
- the LOC117685729 gene encoding uncharacterized protein isoform X2, producing the protein MEKKNNQTRIERRNRGRTPGQVQRDLLVSMPSWVAKFAKLPLQRKAPMDQPMQVKLLKNKERRVVEMEELLNYQSETHTKKIKVQMIGVFEELMTFHVQQNIQKNKGRMDEVLQELMTFQEQRKAEKIKEQMRTVLTEIMMFHSQQKIRTSKKLMARVFAELMTFHAQQRTMQIKEKMSEVCAELMTIHAQQETQTQKMMKRMQLVFDELLQTNTERKKLKLLEEEAYEEFVPRKLFLFNIISFKQTDDDHLLQGPSFPDLSSLVASAELELPPESLDGACYVVDDENEGDDEEKMEIPSNNLEKKKNGWRRRIRKFLGLK; encoded by the exons ATGGAGAAGAAGAAT AATCAAACTCGAATCGAAAGGAGAAACAGAGGACGAACTCCAGGGCAGGTCCAGAGGGATTTATTg GTATCCATGCCATCTTGGGTCGCGAAATTCGCTAAATTGCCTCTCCAAAGGAAAGCCCCCATG GACCAACCAATGCAAGTGAAATTGCTGAAGAATAAAGAAAGGAGAGTGGTTGAAATGGAGGAACTATTG aatTATCAATCCGAGACGCacaccaaaaaaataaaagtacaaaTGATCGGAGTTTTTGAAGAGCTTATG ACATTTCACGTTCAACAAAACATCCAGAAAAACAAAGGGAGAATGGATGAAGTTCTTCAAGAGCTTATG ACATTTCAAGAACAACGAAAGGCTGAAAAGATTAAGGAGCAAATGCGTACAGTTTTAACAGAGATAATG ATGTTTCATTCTCAGCAAAAGATAAGGACGTCGAAGAAACTCATGGCTAGAGTTTTTGCAGAGCTAATG ACTTTCCATGCTCAGCAAAGGACTATGCAGATCAAAGAGAAAATGAGTGAAGTTTGTGCAGAACTTATG ACAATTCACGCTCAACAGGAAACACAAACACAAAAGATGATGAAAAGGATGCAGTTAGTGTTTGACGAGCTACTG caAACTAACACTGAAAGGAAAAAGTTGAAACTATTGGAGGAGGAGGCGTACGAGGAGTTCGTACCGAGAAAGCTGTTCCTGTTCAACATCATCAGTTTCAAGCAAACTGATGATGACCATCTACTCCAG GGTCCGAGTTTTCCAGACCTATCAAGCCTTGTGGCATCAGCAGAGCTTGAACTACCCCCAGAGTCCTTAGATGGTGCCTGCTACGTTGTTGATGATGAAAACGAAGGCGACGACGAAGAGAAAAtggag ATTCCATCAAATAATTTGGAGAAGAAAAAGAATGGATGGAGAAGAAGAATTAGAAAGTTTCTAGGATTGAAATAG
- the LOC136271469 gene encoding uncharacterized protein has protein sequence MYICKYMQTNSEKKKLKLLEEEEFVPRKLFLFNISTFKSSDDHLVQEPSSPHLSSPVASSQLAPPQESLDAKAVVDDENDDEEVDKMETHSKKTKKGGLRKRVLRFLGLK, from the exons atgtatatatgtaaatatatg caAACTAACTCcgaaaagaaaaagttaaaacttTTGGAGGAGGAGGAGTTTGTACCAAGAAAACTGTTCTTGTTCAACATCAGCACATTTAAATCAAGCGACGACCATCTAGTCCAG GAGCCGAGTTCTCCACACTTATCTAGCCCCGTGGCATCATCCCAACTTGCACCACCCCAAGAATCCCTAGATGCTAAGGCTGTTGTTGATGATGAAAATGACGACGAGGAAGTGGACAAAATGGAG aCTCATTCAAAGAAGACGAAAAAGGGTGGACTGAGGAAAAGAGTGTTAAGATTTCTTGGATTGAAATAG